Below is a genomic region from Coturnix japonica isolate 7356 unplaced genomic scaffold, Coturnix japonica 2.1 chrUnrandom2333, whole genome shotgun sequence.
AGCGccgcccccccccagcccccccagcctCACCCCATGGGCACggggggggctcagccccaagggggtggggggggccctcagcccagccccactgctgcctaCCCCCCCCACTCCTACACCGAGAGCCCCGGCCCCAAACCCAAGaaggggcagcagctgtggaacaGGATGAAGCGTGAGTAATGGGGCGGGTTTGGGGTGGGCTCCATTTGGGGGCCCCCAGAGCCTCACTTTGCCCACCCAATATTGCCCCTGGATCTC
It encodes:
- the LOC107307915 gene encoding leukocyte receptor cluster member 8-like isoform X1, whose product is MDPQQNVYSGYGAAAPYGTTGTYGAAPQQPPTPGQQSGLSQQPPVPGLDDAAPYNSSQPQMPPSAAPPQPPQPHPMGTGGAQPQGGGGGPQPSPTAAYPPHSYTESPGPKPKKGQQLWNRMKRE
- the LOC107307915 gene encoding leukocyte receptor cluster member 8-like isoform X3, giving the protein MQNVYSGYGAAAPYGTTGTYGAAPQQPPTPGQQSGLSQQPPVPGLDDAAPYNSSQPQMPPSAAPPQPPQPHPMGTGGAQPQGGGGGPQPSPTAAYPPHSYTESPGPKPKKGQQLWNRMKRE
- the LOC107307915 gene encoding leukocyte receptor cluster member 8-like isoform X2 translates to MDPQQNVYSGYGAAAPYGTTGTYGAAPQQPPTPGQQSGLSQPPVPGLDDAAPYNSSQPQMPPSAAPPQPPQPHPMGTGGAQPQGGGGGPQPSPTAAYPPHSYTESPGPKPKKGQQLWNRMKRE